The following are from one region of the Chloracidobacterium sp. genome:
- the rplK gene encoding 50S ribosomal protein L11, giving the protein MAKKIEGYIKLQIPAGKANPAPPIGPALGQHGVNIMEFCKAFNAKTQNDDPDMKIPVVITVYADRSFTFETKTPPAGDLLRKASGIPKGSGKPNKEKVGTITKAQIEEIAKKKMQDLNTTNLESAMRTIEGTAKSMGLTIV; this is encoded by the coding sequence ATGGCAAAGAAGATAGAAGGCTACATCAAATTACAGATACCGGCGGGTAAGGCCAACCCGGCTCCGCCGATCGGTCCCGCATTGGGCCAGCACGGCGTCAACATCATGGAGTTCTGCAAGGCGTTCAACGCAAAGACGCAGAACGATGACCCGGATATGAAGATCCCGGTCGTCATCACGGTCTATGCCGATCGTTCATTCACGTTCGAGACCAAAACACCACCGGCCGGAGATCTGCTCCGCAAAGCATCCGGCATCCCGAAGGGCTCAGGCAAGCCGAACAAGGAAAAGGTCGGAACGATCACAAAGGCTCAGATCGAAGAGATCGCGAAGAAGAAGATGCAGGACCTCAACACGACCAATCTCGAATCCGCAATGCGGACGATCGAGGGCACGGCGAAGTCGATGGGCCTGACGATAGTTTAG
- the nusG gene encoding transcription termination/antitermination protein NusG, which produces MKQWYFIHTYSGHENKVVESLNARIRDMELAEQITGVVLPKEKVVEMRGNKEHVSERMFYPGYVLVEIECDEKGKIPDNVFHAIKSTPKVTGFLGGKQPTPLTQEEVDQIVRNIEVATEKPKPKFTYQVGEVVRIKSGPFASFTGKVEEVNEDKNTLKVSITIFGRSTPYELAFLEVEKVTFAEEE; this is translated from the coding sequence ATGAAGCAGTGGTATTTTATCCACACATACTCGGGACACGAAAATAAGGTCGTCGAAAGCCTTAATGCCCGCATTCGCGACATGGAGCTTGCCGAGCAGATCACCGGCGTCGTGCTTCCGAAAGAAAAGGTCGTCGAAATGCGGGGCAATAAAGAGCACGTTTCCGAACGGATGTTCTATCCCGGATACGTCCTCGTCGAGATCGAGTGTGACGAAAAGGGCAAGATACCTGACAACGTGTTTCACGCGATCAAATCGACGCCGAAGGTCACCGGTTTCCTCGGCGGTAAGCAGCCGACGCCGCTTACACAGGAAGAGGTCGACCAGATCGTACGCAATATTGAGGTCGCGACCGAAAAGCCGAAACCGAAGTTCACCTATCAGGTAGGCGAGGTGGTAAGGATCAAGTCGGGGCCGTTTGCGAGCTTCACCGGCAAGGTCGAAGAGGTGAACGAGGACAAGAATACTTTGAAAGTATCGATCACCATCTTTGGCCGTTCAACGCCGTACGAACTGGCGTTTCTCGAGGTCGAGAAGGTGACTTTCGCTGAAGAAGAATAA
- the secE gene encoding preprotein translocase subunit SecE, which yields MSEAVSGLEKGKSKESVGEFVRKTREEMTRVSFPSSDDVKKTTMIVIINVLFFAVFLFLIDRFWIYFLEAITWVVNRIAGI from the coding sequence GTGTCAGAAGCAGTGTCCGGCCTGGAAAAAGGCAAGAGTAAGGAGAGCGTCGGCGAATTTGTCCGAAAGACGCGCGAGGAAATGACCCGCGTCAGCTTTCCGTCAAGCGACGATGTCAAAAAGACCACGATGATCGTTATCATCAATGTTCTTTTCTTCGCGGTCTTTCTCTTTCTGATCGACAGATTCTGGATCTATTTTCTCGAAGCGATCACATGGGTCGTTAACCGGATCGCCGGTATTTAA
- the rpmG gene encoding 50S ribosomal protein L33, with the protein MPRDNIILQCTECKERNYVTTKNKKNTPNRLEFKKFCRRCRCHTLHKENK; encoded by the coding sequence ATGCCGAGAGATAACATTATTTTGCAGTGCACCGAGTGCAAAGAGCGCAACTACGTGACGACCAAGAACAAAAAGAACACGCCGAACAGGCTCGAGTTCAAGAAATTCTGCCGTCGCTGCCGCTGCCACACGCTGCATAAAGAGAATAAATAA
- the tuf gene encoding elongation factor Tu encodes MSKEKFDRSKPHVNIGTIGHVDHGKTTLTAAITKVMSKHNPKMVVRAFDSIDNAPEEKARGITIATAHVEYETANRHYAHVDCPGHADYVKNMITGAAQMDGAILVVAATDGPMPQTREHILLARQVGVPSMVVFMNKVDMVDDAELLELVEMEIRELLSSYEFPGDEIPVVQGSALKALEGDPAWEAKVDELMQAVDDYIPTPARETDKPFLMPVEDIFTIQGRGTVATGRIERGVINVNEPVEIVGIKDTRNSVVTGVEMFKKLLDSGMAGDNVGLLLRGVERKEIERGQVIAKPGSITPHTKFKAEAYVLTKEEGGRHTPFFTGYRPQFYFRTTDVTGVAHLPAGVEMVMPGDNIQMEIELIAPIAMEKGLRFAIREGGRTVGAGTVSEVVE; translated from the coding sequence ATGAGCAAGGAAAAATTCGATCGCAGCAAGCCGCACGTGAATATCGGGACGATCGGGCACGTGGATCATGGCAAGACGACGTTGACGGCGGCAATCACGAAGGTAATGTCGAAGCACAATCCGAAGATGGTGGTGCGGGCATTTGATTCGATCGACAACGCACCTGAGGAGAAGGCTCGAGGGATCACGATCGCGACGGCGCACGTTGAGTATGAGACGGCGAACCGTCACTACGCACACGTCGATTGCCCTGGGCACGCTGACTATGTGAAGAACATGATCACGGGAGCGGCACAGATGGACGGAGCGATCCTTGTGGTGGCGGCGACTGACGGTCCGATGCCGCAGACGCGAGAGCACATCCTGCTGGCGCGTCAGGTAGGCGTGCCGTCGATGGTCGTATTCATGAACAAGGTGGATATGGTCGATGACGCAGAACTTCTTGAGCTGGTCGAGATGGAGATCCGCGAACTGCTGAGCTCATACGAGTTTCCGGGAGACGAGATCCCGGTGGTACAGGGATCGGCATTGAAGGCACTGGAAGGGGATCCGGCATGGGAAGCAAAGGTGGACGAGTTGATGCAGGCGGTGGACGACTACATCCCGACACCGGCCCGGGAGACGGACAAGCCGTTCCTGATGCCTGTCGAGGACATCTTCACGATCCAGGGCCGCGGCACGGTTGCGACGGGAAGGATCGAACGCGGGGTGATCAACGTCAACGAGCCGGTCGAGATCGTGGGTATCAAAGACACACGCAACTCGGTGGTGACGGGCGTCGAGATGTTCAAGAAGCTGCTTGACTCAGGAATGGCGGGCGATAACGTCGGATTGCTGTTGCGTGGAGTTGAAAGAAAAGAGATCGAACGCGGCCAGGTGATCGCCAAACCGGGAAGCATAACCCCGCACACGAAGTTCAAGGCCGAGGCGTATGTGCTGACGAAGGAAGAAGGCGGACGCCACACCCCGTTCTTTACGGGCTACCGGCCGCAGTTCTACTTCCGGACAACGGATGTGACGGGCGTAGCACACCTTCCGGCGGGGGTCGAGATGGTGATGCCGGGCGACAACATCCAGATGGAGATCGAACTGATCGCCCCGATCGCGATGGAAAAAGGACTCCGCTTCGCTATCCGCGAAGGCGGCCGCACCGTCGGTGCAGGCACCGTTTCGGAAGTCGTAGAGTAA
- a CDS encoding xanthine dehydrogenase family protein molybdopterin-binding subunit, which translates to MTDDLKNQPSRVDGRAKVTGKATYIAEFRFPDLAYGYLVQSTIARGKIREIDTAEAEKQPGVVRILTHKNAPKLASQQPDEEFGVRSRPFFALTTDTILFSGQPIALVVADTFEQARYAASMVKVTYDEQPPSTDLRKVADKRIEGRPRPVRGTPDEAFAAADVKVEAEYIIPVEHHNAMEPHATVANWDGEKLTVYDKTQGVDGVRNYLSTHFGIEKTKISVLSPFVGGAFGASLRPTPNTLLAVMAARETKRPVKVVYSRRQLATAHGYRPASIQRIRIGADKGGKLTSIIHEAVHNTSAHEDFTEDLVGVSRTLYACPNVRTSGAIARTDMQTPLWMRAPGTVSGVFALESALDELSYKLKIDPVELRLINYAEKDPDTGRPFSSKELRECYRQASARFGWKDRKPEPRSMRDGRLLVGWGMATGTWGAFLAPSSARVTLRADGTALVESGTTDIGPGTYTTISIIAAKQLGLPIEKIKFVLGDSDLPTAPSQGGSITTASVGTAVQECAQIVQKQLIELESKREGSPFAGVAFENIVFENERVFVKGRADTGSTIAELLGRNNLGHLAATHTTRPDYGERGKYATASHGAQFVEVKVDEEIGIVRVTRVVQGTAAGKIINPKGAHSQEMGGVVWGIGMALTEKTEIDHRIGRIMNPNLAGYHVPVNADIGSIETIFVPEEDKIVNPLGAKGLGELGLVGIPAAIANAVFHATGKRIRELPITPDKLI; encoded by the coding sequence ATGACCGACGATCTAAAGAACCAGCCGAGCCGGGTCGATGGACGCGCAAAGGTGACCGGCAAGGCCACGTATATCGCTGAATTTCGTTTTCCGGATCTCGCTTACGGCTATCTTGTTCAATCGACCATCGCCCGCGGAAAGATACGCGAGATCGATACGGCGGAGGCCGAAAAGCAGCCGGGCGTGGTCAGGATACTCACGCATAAGAATGCACCTAAGCTCGCATCGCAGCAGCCGGACGAGGAGTTTGGCGTTCGCAGCCGGCCGTTTTTCGCGCTTACCACCGATACCATTCTTTTCAGCGGCCAACCCATCGCATTGGTCGTTGCCGACACGTTCGAACAGGCGCGTTATGCCGCTTCGATGGTAAAGGTGACCTATGACGAACAGCCGCCATCGACCGATCTTCGTAAGGTAGCCGATAAACGCATCGAGGGCCGGCCTCGTCCTGTTCGAGGCACACCGGACGAGGCGTTCGCCGCCGCCGACGTAAAGGTCGAGGCCGAGTACATCATTCCCGTCGAGCATCACAATGCGATGGAGCCGCACGCGACCGTCGCAAATTGGGACGGCGAGAAACTGACGGTCTATGACAAAACGCAGGGCGTCGATGGCGTTCGCAATTATCTCTCGACCCACTTCGGCATCGAGAAAACGAAGATAAGCGTTCTTTCGCCGTTTGTCGGCGGCGCATTTGGCGCATCGCTGAGGCCGACGCCGAACACCCTGCTTGCGGTAATGGCCGCACGCGAGACCAAGAGGCCGGTCAAGGTAGTGTATTCCCGCCGGCAATTGGCGACCGCCCATGGCTACCGGCCGGCGTCGATACAGCGGATCCGCATTGGTGCCGATAAAGGCGGCAAGCTGACGTCGATCATTCACGAAGCCGTTCATAATACGTCGGCCCATGAGGACTTTACCGAAGACCTTGTCGGCGTTTCACGGACCCTTTATGCCTGTCCGAACGTCCGAACCTCGGGTGCGATCGCCCGGACCGATATGCAGACGCCGCTTTGGATGCGTGCTCCTGGGACGGTCTCGGGTGTATTTGCGCTCGAGTCCGCACTCGACGAGCTTTCATACAAATTGAAGATCGATCCGGTCGAACTGCGGCTGATCAACTATGCCGAAAAAGACCCCGATACGGGCAGGCCTTTTTCGAGCAAAGAACTGCGGGAGTGCTATCGGCAGGCATCGGCACGATTCGGCTGGAAAGACCGCAAACCGGAGCCGCGATCTATGCGTGACGGGCGGCTGCTAGTAGGTTGGGGAATGGCCACCGGAACCTGGGGAGCATTTCTTGCTCCTTCGTCTGCCCGCGTTACGCTTCGCGCCGACGGCACCGCGCTGGTCGAAAGCGGTACGACCGACATCGGCCCCGGCACTTACACCACGATCTCGATCATCGCGGCAAAACAGCTCGGCCTGCCGATCGAAAAGATCAAGTTCGTGCTCGGTGACAGCGATCTTCCGACCGCGCCATCGCAGGGCGGCTCGATCACGACGGCAAGCGTCGGTACGGCGGTGCAGGAATGCGCACAGATCGTTCAAAAACAGCTGATCGAACTCGAATCAAAACGCGAGGGCTCGCCTTTTGCAGGTGTCGCATTCGAGAACATCGTTTTCGAAAATGAACGCGTGTTCGTTAAAGGCCGGGCCGACACCGGTTCGACGATCGCCGAGCTTTTGGGCCGAAACAACCTTGGCCATCTTGCTGCTACCCACACGACGCGACCCGATTACGGCGAGCGCGGCAAATATGCGACGGCATCGCATGGCGCTCAATTCGTTGAGGTCAAGGTCGATGAAGAGATCGGCATTGTACGCGTCACCCGCGTCGTGCAGGGAACCGCCGCCGGCAAGATCATCAATCCTAAAGGTGCTCACAGCCAGGAAATGGGCGGCGTCGTCTGGGGGATCGGCATGGCTTTGACCGAAAAGACCGAGATCGACCATCGGATCGGACGCATCATGAATCCGAATCTTGCCGGTTATCACGTTCCCGTCAATGCCGATATAGGCTCGATCGAGACCATTTTCGTCCCCGAAGAAGATAAGATCGTCAATCCTCTCGGGGCAAAAGGGCTGGGCGAACTCGGCCTTGTCGGCATTCCGGCCGCCATCGCGAACGCCGTTTTTCATGCCACCGGAAAGAGGATCCGAGAACTGCCGATCACGCCCGACAAGCTGATCTGA